The nucleotide window GAGGATCGGTACGTCATGAAACGGAGTGTGCTGGGTTGGATGGGCCTTGGTTTGGTGGTGGCCCTTGGGTCGGGTCGTGCGCCGGCTGCCACGTTTGCGGACATTGAGTTCTGGGTTGGCAGTGGCACCAACCAGGCCGCGTTGGTGATTGATTGGGCGGACGGTTTGGGGCCCGAGTCGCTGGTCTGGGGCTATCAATGGGACGGCGACGCCACCGGGTTGGACATGTTGTTGGCGGTGGTGCGGGCGGACTCGCGCCTGTTTGCGCACCTGGGTCAATACGGTTGGGGCACGGCGGTGTATGGGTTGGGGTATGATCGCAATGGCAACGGGGTGTTTGGGGTGTCACCCGACCCGGGGTTTGATGCGCAGGGTGTGGCACTGTCGCTGAGTCCCAATGATGCCCGGGCTGCCACCGATGCGGGCGACCATTGGCGTGAGGGATGGAACACGGGTTACTGGGCCTATTACCTGTCGTCGGATGGCGGGACCACGTGGACCTCGTCGTCGGTGGGGGTGGCAAGCCGGGCGTTGGTTTCCGGGGCATGGGACGGTTGGCGTTTTGCGCCCGGATTTAGTGCGCAGC belongs to Limisphaera ngatamarikiensis and includes:
- a CDS encoding PEP-CTERM sorting domain-containing protein; the encoded protein is MKRSVLGWMGLGLVVALGSGRAPAATFADIEFWVGSGTNQAALVIDWADGLGPESLVWGYQWDGDATGLDMLLAVVRADSRLFAHLGQYGWGTAVYGLGYDRNGNGVFGVSPDPGFDAQGVALSLSPNDARAATDAGDHWREGWNTGYWAYYLSSDGGTTWTSSSVGVASRALVSGAWDGWRFAPGFSAQPPGVPVPAPVPEPGTVALVLMGLAGWIGLRGRTRS